Proteins encoded within one genomic window of Acinetobacter sp. WCHA55:
- a CDS encoding DUF5713 family protein, with amino-acid sequence MFADLLLPMFDDEYYPDILVAEVKQHVEIFAKKIEKAKSEGDIYQYANATVAEINEMKPHFEDLDSSLDDSAADFIAEAMMMVVQDAGFMNIEMEELVVNREW; translated from the coding sequence ATGTTTGCAGATTTACTTCTCCCTATGTTTGATGATGAATATTATCCCGATATTCTTGTTGCTGAAGTGAAGCAGCATGTTGAAATTTTTGCTAAAAAGATTGAAAAAGCGAAATCTGAGGGTGATATTTATCAATATGCCAATGCCACGGTGGCTGAAATTAATGAAATGAAGCCGCATTTTGAGGATCTAGATTCGTCTTTAGATGATTCTGCTGCCGATTTTATTGCTGAAGCGATGATGATGGTGGTGCAAGATGCTGGCTTTATGAATATTGAAATGGAAGAATTGGTGGTGAATAGAGAGTGGTGA
- a CDS encoding alkaline phosphatase D family protein, whose translation MTKKMNRRELIQKTLAGFGALSLPISLTACDDDADSNTQPNTQVQFLHGVASGDPLQTQVIIWTRVTPFDSSARLEVQWDVAKDADFKHIAATGKVLTTAAQDFTVKVDVTGLAAGQVYFYRFKSASTYSITGQTKTLATQVQSVQFAVCSCSNYPAGYFHVYKEMAKQDVDIVIHLGDYIYEYGMGGYATEEAVEMGRALADDNNTEIIRLDDYRKRYALYRLDPDLQAAHQRHPFIVIWDDHELANDTWEKGAENHQSDTEGDFLDRKLAALAAYFEWMPIRPLSEKDHLNIYRQFNFGNLVQLNMLDTRILARSKQLDYADYLTASGLDAVRFTTDMQDPNRTLLGLNQRAWLTQQLASSKATWQVLGQQVLMSKMLVPAEMLQVLSAISSGALTPEVLEQVNQLIKELVEIKLRYLNNDPSLTVEQLSRIKTVVPYNLDAWDGYAVERETLYGTLQYLNKKVVVLAGDTHNAWASDLHDLTGQFVGVELATSSVSSPGMEKYLSIPMQQLKEFEFAFTTLIDELNYCNLNQRGYLKVSFTAEQVQADWIFVDTIKQKEYSVDETRSYQVILDPSLLLVSSLKQTA comes from the coding sequence ATGACAAAAAAAATGAACCGCCGAGAACTTATTCAAAAAACTTTGGCAGGATTTGGTGCTTTATCTTTACCTATTTCACTGACCGCTTGTGATGATGATGCCGACTCAAACACACAGCCCAACACGCAAGTGCAATTTTTGCATGGGGTTGCCAGTGGTGATCCTTTACAAACTCAAGTCATCATTTGGACACGCGTAACACCATTTGATAGCAGTGCGCGTTTAGAAGTGCAGTGGGATGTGGCAAAAGATGCAGACTTTAAACACATTGCAGCAACAGGAAAGGTGCTGACCACGGCTGCACAAGATTTTACTGTGAAAGTGGATGTGACGGGACTTGCTGCGGGGCAAGTTTATTTCTACCGTTTTAAATCGGCGTCGACATATTCAATCACAGGGCAAACCAAAACCTTGGCAACCCAAGTACAGTCAGTACAGTTTGCCGTATGCTCATGTTCAAATTATCCAGCGGGTTATTTCCATGTTTATAAAGAAATGGCCAAACAGGATGTAGATATTGTGATTCATTTGGGGGATTACATTTATGAATATGGCATGGGGGGCTATGCAACAGAAGAAGCAGTAGAGATGGGACGTGCGCTGGCGGATGATAATAATACAGAAATTATTCGCTTAGATGACTATCGCAAACGTTATGCTTTATACCGACTAGATCCAGATTTACAGGCTGCGCATCAACGTCATCCTTTCATTGTGATTTGGGATGACCATGAACTTGCAAATGATACATGGGAAAAGGGTGCTGAAAATCATCAGTCAGATACTGAAGGCGATTTCCTCGATCGTAAACTTGCAGCACTGGCAGCCTATTTTGAATGGATGCCAATCCGCCCGCTTTCTGAAAAAGATCATTTGAATATTTATCGCCAGTTTAACTTTGGTAATTTAGTGCAGTTGAATATGTTGGATACGCGAATTCTAGCGCGGAGTAAACAGTTAGATTATGCAGATTATTTAACTGCATCGGGTTTGGATGCTGTGCGCTTTACTACAGATATGCAAGACCCAAATCGAACGTTACTGGGGCTGAATCAACGCGCATGGTTAACACAGCAACTTGCGAGCTCAAAAGCCACATGGCAAGTTTTGGGTCAGCAGGTGTTAATGAGCAAAATGCTTGTTCCAGCAGAGATGTTACAGGTACTCAGTGCAATCAGTAGCGGAGCGTTAACTCCAGAAGTTTTGGAGCAGGTGAATCAACTGATTAAAGAATTGGTCGAAATAAAACTTCGTTACTTAAATAATGACCCTTCTTTAACGGTAGAGCAGTTGTCTCGCATTAAGACTGTGGTGCCTTATAATTTAGATGCGTGGGATGGTTATGCAGTTGAACGGGAGACGCTGTACGGCACACTGCAGTATTTGAATAAAAAAGTTGTAGTCTTGGCTGGTGATACACATAATGCTTGGGCTTCGGACTTACACGATTTAACAGGGCAGTTTGTAGGCGTGGAGTTGGCGACAAGCTCAGTTTCCTCGCCCGGTATGGAAAAGTATTTGTCTATTCCAATGCAACAACTCAAAGAATTTGAGTTTGCTTTTACAACCTTGATTGATGAGCTGAATTATTGCAATTTAAATCAGCGAGGCTACTTGAAAGTCAGTTTTACTGCTGAGCAAGTACAGGCAGATTGGATATTTGTTGATACTATTAAGCAAAAAGAATACAGCGTAGATGAAACACGATCATATCAAGTGATACTGGATCCAAGCTTATTGCTCGTCAGCAGTTTAAAGCAAACGGCATAA
- a CDS encoding CitMHS family transporter: protein MLTILGLGMIMCFMYLIMSKRLSALVALTLIPIIFALLTYVLSLFVDNLAGFDIAELGNMMMEGIKKLAPTGVMLLFAILYFAIMIDTGLFDPSVKWILKQVKGDPLKVTLGTITLTLIVSLDGDGSTTYMICVAAMLPLYKRIGMSPLIMACLMMLASGIMNLTPWGGPTARAATALHVDPNDVFVPMILPMLVAIGWLYFLGFMYGRMERKRIGIVELDISHGDSIQISQEPEANRAHLRWFNALLTLVLMVCLVMGVLPAAILFMVALCIALVVNYPDLDMQKRLVGNHSASALAVVGIIFAAGIFTGILSGTGMVEAMSQELVAIIPESMGPYLAPITAVISMPLTFFMSNDAFYFGVLPVLSEAAGHYGITPVEMARASIVGQPVHLLSPLVPSTYLLCGLAGINFGEHQEFTIKWAVITCLVMLVTAMIFGIFPLYSTLG, encoded by the coding sequence ATGCTGACCATTTTAGGTTTAGGCATGATTATGTGCTTCATGTACTTAATCATGTCCAAACGACTGAGCGCTCTTGTTGCTTTAACTTTAATCCCTATTATTTTTGCATTACTTACTTATGTTTTAAGTCTCTTTGTTGACAACCTTGCTGGATTCGATATTGCTGAACTTGGCAATATGATGATGGAAGGCATTAAAAAGCTCGCTCCTACGGGCGTAATGCTCCTTTTCGCAATTCTTTATTTTGCAATTATGATCGACACGGGTCTATTCGACCCTTCAGTGAAGTGGATTTTAAAACAGGTTAAAGGCGATCCTTTAAAAGTGACCCTCGGTACCATTACGCTGACTTTAATTGTTTCCTTAGATGGCGACGGCTCAACCACTTATATGATCTGTGTTGCCGCAATGCTACCGCTGTATAAGCGTATTGGTATGAGCCCTTTAATTATGGCCTGTCTAATGATGCTTGCGAGTGGCATCATGAACTTAACCCCATGGGGTGGACCAACGGCACGTGCTGCAACTGCATTGCATGTCGATCCAAACGATGTCTTTGTTCCAATGATTTTACCAATGCTTGTTGCAATTGGCTGGTTATACTTCCTCGGCTTTATGTATGGCCGTATGGAGCGTAAACGCATTGGTATTGTGGAATTAGATATTAGTCATGGTGACAGCATTCAAATTTCACAAGAACCTGAAGCTAACCGTGCCCACTTAAGATGGTTTAACGCTCTATTGACTTTGGTCTTGATGGTCTGCTTAGTCATGGGTGTTTTACCTGCGGCTATTCTGTTCATGGTTGCGCTGTGTATTGCCTTGGTGGTGAACTATCCTGATTTAGACATGCAAAAGCGTTTGGTGGGTAACCACTCTGCCAGTGCCTTAGCTGTAGTCGGGATTATCTTCGCAGCAGGTATTTTTACTGGCATTCTATCTGGTACAGGTATGGTTGAGGCCATGTCCCAAGAATTGGTTGCCATTATTCCAGAAAGTATGGGGCCGTATTTAGCGCCAATCACAGCTGTGATTAGCATGCCACTAACCTTCTTTATGTCAAACGATGCCTTCTACTTTGGTGTACTACCTGTACTCTCTGAAGCTGCTGGACACTACGGTATCACTCCTGTGGAAATGGCTCGCGCATCGATTGTCGGTCAACCTGTACACTTACTGTCTCCTTTGGTTCCATCGACTTACTTACTCTGTGGGTTGGCAGGAATTAACTTCGGTGAACACCAAGAATTTACCATCAAATGGGCGGTGATTACCTGTTTAGTGATGCTGGTTACAGCGATGATCTTTGGTATTTTCCCACTTTACTCAACACTGGGTTAA
- a CDS encoding hemolysin family protein — MSLFQNIVIILILIAGAGFLSLTEIALAGARKVKLKILAESGDDRAQKVLNLQENSADFFAASQIGLNAVAILGGILGEGAFRPYFMSFVSRFYTGPWSETISFALSFTLVTSLFILFADLMPKRLAMIAPEKISIAVINPIQVFIKVCKPLAWIINAVANLLFRLFKVNTTRDDNITFDDISAVMDAGAQAGVLQKQEHHFIENVFELEERNVPSSMTTRENVVYFTLNESEASIRQKLAEYPYSKFLVCSENIDDVIGYVDAKDILVRILNNQSLLQLNENTIRNVLTIPDTLTLSELLDRFRSTKEKFAVVINEYALVVGVITLSDIMITVMGDWVTPIEAEQQIIKRDNNSWLIDGSTPIEDMKHALEIDEMPDEENYETLAGFMMYRLRKIPRPADTVEYAGFKFEVVDVDHFKIDQLLVTRLLEDTLQPETKTVEE, encoded by the coding sequence GTGAGCCTTTTTCAAAACATAGTTATCATTCTGATCCTGATTGCTGGGGCGGGTTTCTTGTCTCTGACAGAAATTGCACTGGCAGGAGCACGTAAGGTCAAGCTGAAAATCTTGGCGGAGTCGGGCGATGATCGCGCACAGAAAGTTTTGAATTTACAAGAAAATTCTGCTGACTTCTTTGCCGCTTCACAAATTGGCTTAAATGCAGTGGCGATCTTGGGCGGTATTTTAGGTGAAGGGGCTTTTCGTCCTTACTTTATGAGCTTTGTTTCTCGTTTTTATACAGGCCCTTGGTCTGAAACCATTAGCTTTGCTTTATCTTTCACTTTAGTGACCTCGCTGTTTATTTTGTTTGCCGACCTCATGCCAAAACGTTTGGCCATGATTGCTCCAGAGAAAATCTCTATTGCGGTGATTAACCCCATTCAGGTGTTTATTAAGGTTTGCAAACCTTTGGCTTGGATTATTAATGCCGTTGCCAACTTGTTATTCCGCCTGTTTAAAGTGAATACCACTCGCGATGACAACATTACCTTTGATGATATTTCTGCGGTGATGGATGCTGGTGCGCAAGCTGGCGTCCTACAAAAGCAAGAGCACCATTTCATTGAAAACGTATTTGAACTTGAGGAGCGTAACGTACCTTCAAGTATGACGACACGTGAAAACGTGGTGTATTTTACTTTAAATGAATCCGAAGCCAGCATCCGTCAAAAATTGGCTGAATATCCTTATTCTAAGTTTTTAGTCTGTAGTGAAAATATTGACGATGTAATTGGCTATGTAGACGCCAAAGACATTTTGGTCCGTATTCTGAATAATCAATCTTTACTCCAACTCAATGAAAATACCATTCGTAATGTTCTCACTATTCCAGACACATTAACCTTGTCCGAGTTGTTAGACCGTTTTCGCTCCACCAAAGAAAAGTTTGCTGTGGTGATTAACGAATATGCTTTGGTCGTTGGCGTTATCACCCTGTCGGACATTATGATTACGGTGATGGGCGACTGGGTCACCCCTATTGAAGCTGAACAACAAATTATTAAACGTGATAATAATTCATGGTTAATTGACGGCAGCACACCGATCGAAGACATGAAGCATGCGCTTGAAATCGATGAAATGCCAGATGAAGAAAATTATGAAACTTTGGCTGGTTTTATGATGTACCGTCTGCGCAAAATTCCACGTCCTGCCGATACCGTAGAGTACGCAGGCTTTAAATTTGAAGTGGTCGATGTCGATCATTTTAAGATTGACCAACTTTTAGTCACACGCTTACTTGAAGATACACTACAGCCTGAAACCAAAACAGTCGAAGAATAG
- a CDS encoding LysR family transcriptional regulator, whose product MNLERVDLNLLIYLDVLLREKNVTRAAEQLGVTQPAMSNILRRLRNLFNDPLLIRSSEGMTPTERALELQPRIRDALSDLSMILEPRTEFRPYTSNRVFRIMTSDYAEATLVPRLVKALRSEAPNVVLDFLTPSDVSYRDMEQGKVDLAINRFNEIPQSFHQVLVWRDSFSCLLNGKHPAANNLNLKSYLDAQHIWVSKTGMGVGFGVNPEKQAGLGWIDQALERIGQKRKISVFTRHYQMPALLASNVDLVATLPTRIARLQAKSQNLLIKDPPFYIPEFELKMAWCPLLHHHPAHRWLRQLILYVARQMIEEENREFLGNNSQFSHY is encoded by the coding sequence ATGAATCTGGAGCGGGTTGATCTAAACCTCTTAATTTACTTAGACGTACTTTTACGCGAAAAAAATGTAACCCGAGCAGCTGAACAATTGGGTGTCACCCAACCAGCAATGAGTAATATTCTGCGTCGTCTTCGTAACTTATTTAATGATCCCCTGCTCATTCGCTCTTCTGAAGGTATGACGCCGACCGAACGAGCTTTAGAATTACAACCCCGCATACGTGACGCTCTTTCTGACCTCTCCATGATTTTGGAACCTCGTACCGAGTTCCGTCCTTATACGTCAAATCGTGTTTTCCGTATTATGACTTCGGACTATGCCGAAGCAACCTTAGTTCCCCGCCTCGTTAAAGCACTGCGTTCAGAAGCACCCAATGTGGTCTTAGACTTCTTAACCCCAAGTGATGTGTCATATCGTGATATGGAACAAGGTAAAGTTGATCTCGCCATTAACCGATTCAATGAAATTCCACAAAGCTTCCACCAAGTTTTGGTCTGGCGTGACAGTTTTTCATGTTTACTCAACGGGAAACACCCCGCTGCTAACAACTTAAACCTAAAAAGTTATCTTGATGCGCAGCATATTTGGGTCTCTAAAACAGGTATGGGCGTTGGTTTTGGTGTTAACCCTGAAAAACAAGCAGGCCTAGGTTGGATTGATCAAGCTTTAGAGCGTATTGGGCAAAAGCGTAAAATCTCGGTCTTTACTCGCCACTATCAAATGCCTGCACTATTGGCTTCAAATGTAGACTTGGTCGCAACTTTACCTACCCGTATCGCACGCCTACAAGCCAAAAGTCAAAATCTCCTGATTAAAGACCCACCTTTTTATATTCCAGAATTTGAATTGAAAATGGCATGGTGTCCACTGTTGCATCATCATCCTGCACATCGCTGGCTCAGACAACTCATTTTATATGTGGCACGTCAAATGATTGAGGAAGAAAATCGTGAGTTTTTAGGCAATAACTCGCAATTCTCACATTATTAA
- a CDS encoding isocitrate lyase yields MTTYQTAIDAIRELKAKFGNTWADISPEDAARMQLQNRFKTGLDIAKYTAAIMRRDMAAYDADSSKYTQSLGCWHGFIAQQKMIANKKYFGTTERRYIYLSGWMVAALRSEFGPLPDQSMHEKTSVPALIEEIYTFLRQADAKELNDLFRALKKAQEAGDTAKATEITAQIDNFETHVVPIIADIDAGFGNEEATYLLAKKMIEAGACALQIENQVSDAKQCGHQAGKVTVPHEDFIAKIHALRYAFLEMGLDDGIIVARTDSEGADLTQKIPVVKEPGDIASQYISYLDTVEIDIADAQEDEILIKRNGKLHRPKRLASGLYQFRADTQIDRVVLDCVSSLQNGADLLWIETATPNVEEIAHMVNRVRETVPNAKLVYNNSPSFNWTLNFRQQAYDRWVAEGKDVSAYDRAKLMSAEYDATELAADADEKVRTFQADASREAGVFHHLITLPTYHTAALSTHELAQGYFGSEGMLAYVAGVQRKEIRGGIACVKHQAMAGSDIGDDHKEIFSGDNALKAHDDAKNTMNQFAAH; encoded by the coding sequence ATGACTACATATCAAACAGCGATTGATGCAATCCGCGAATTAAAAGCAAAATTCGGTAACACATGGGCAGACATCAGTCCTGAAGATGCTGCGCGTATGCAATTACAAAACCGTTTCAAAACTGGTTTAGACATTGCTAAATACACAGCTGCGATTATGCGTCGTGATATGGCTGCTTATGATGCCGATTCTAGCAAATACACTCAATCATTAGGTTGCTGGCATGGTTTCATCGCACAACAAAAAATGATTGCGAACAAAAAATACTTCGGTACTACTGAACGTCGCTACATCTACCTTTCTGGTTGGATGGTTGCTGCACTTCGTTCAGAATTTGGTCCACTTCCTGACCAATCTATGCACGAAAAAACTTCAGTTCCTGCATTAATCGAAGAAATCTACACTTTCTTACGTCAAGCTGACGCTAAAGAATTAAACGATTTATTCCGTGCGCTTAAAAAAGCACAGGAAGCTGGTGACACTGCTAAAGCTACTGAAATCACTGCTCAAATCGACAACTTTGAAACTCACGTTGTGCCAATTATTGCTGACATCGACGCTGGTTTCGGTAACGAAGAAGCAACTTACTTACTTGCTAAGAAAATGATCGAAGCTGGTGCTTGTGCACTACAAATCGAAAACCAAGTATCTGACGCGAAACAATGTGGTCACCAAGCTGGTAAAGTAACTGTTCCGCACGAAGACTTCATCGCTAAAATCCATGCATTACGTTATGCATTCTTAGAAATGGGTCTTGACGACGGTATCATCGTTGCACGTACTGACTCTGAAGGCGCTGACTTGACTCAAAAAATCCCAGTGGTTAAAGAGCCAGGCGACATCGCTTCTCAATACATCAGCTACTTAGACACAGTTGAAATTGACATTGCTGATGCTCAAGAAGATGAAATCTTGATCAAACGTAATGGTAAATTACACCGTCCTAAGCGTTTAGCTTCTGGTTTATATCAGTTCCGTGCTGACACTCAAATTGACCGTGTTGTGCTTGACTGCGTATCTAGCCTTCAAAATGGTGCGGATCTTCTTTGGATCGAAACTGCGACTCCAAACGTTGAAGAAATCGCTCACATGGTTAACCGTGTACGTGAAACAGTTCCAAATGCTAAGCTTGTTTACAACAACAGCCCATCATTCAACTGGACGTTAAACTTCCGTCAACAAGCTTACGACCGTTGGGTTGCTGAAGGTAAAGACGTTTCTGCTTACGACCGTGCTAAATTAATGAGCGCTGAGTACGATGCAACTGAATTAGCTGCTGATGCTGATGAGAAAGTACGTACATTCCAAGCTGATGCTTCTCGTGAAGCGGGTGTGTTCCATCACTTGATCACACTTCCTACTTACCACACTGCTGCTCTTTCTACTCATGAGCTTGCACAAGGTTACTTCGGTTCTGAAGGTATGTTGGCTTATGTTGCTGGCGTACAACGTAAAGAAATCCGCGGTGGTATCGCTTGTGTTAAACACCAAGCAATGGCTGGTTCTGACATCGGTGATGATCACAAAGAAATCTTCTCTGGTGACAACGCTCTTAAAGCGCACGATGATGCTAAAAACACAATGAACCAATTCGCTGCTCACTAA
- a CDS encoding diacylglycerol kinase — MSQYSPLKGKSGFKRIFNATHYSISGFKAAFAHEAAFRQVLLINLILIPTSFFCDVSHLEQALMVAVCLLAIIVELFNSAIEAIVDRISLERHELSKNAKDMGSAAQFVSLSIIFIVWLLILMP; from the coding sequence ATGAGCCAATATTCCCCACTCAAAGGCAAGTCAGGTTTTAAGCGTATTTTTAATGCAACACATTATTCTATTTCAGGTTTTAAAGCTGCATTTGCGCACGAAGCAGCTTTTCGCCAAGTCCTGCTGATTAACCTGATTCTGATTCCAACAAGTTTTTTTTGTGATGTCAGTCACTTAGAACAAGCTCTCATGGTGGCCGTCTGTTTACTTGCAATTATTGTTGAGTTATTCAACTCAGCGATTGAGGCGATTGTGGATCGTATTTCACTGGAGCGTCATGAGCTTTCAAAAAATGCCAAAGACATGGGCAGTGCTGCGCAGTTTGTTTCTTTAAGTATTATCTTTATTGTATGGCTGCTGATTCTGATGCCTTAA
- a CDS encoding glycerophosphodiester phosphodiesterase has translation MLKRTLLSFIFLGLLGCHHDEKDNAESQPPPNNAKYIEPTLLIIGHRGASALRPEHTLAAYQKAIDDGADFIEPDLVPTLDGYLVARHENEIGGTTNVSVLQQFAERKTSKVVDGVTYTGWFTEDFTLNELKQLKARERIPEIRPANAQYNDQFDLPTLDEIIELVDAHYKKTGKIVGLYIETKHPSYFQGLNLAMEQRLLTTLAKHTYSRDIAPIYIQSFEVSNLKQMRHQLDQLKSIRHAKIIQLYGGKSEQSADAVLAKSTLRYSDMATPQGLKDVASYAHGVGPSKTYIVPNTQPAPPTSFVNDAHAVGLKVHPYTLRPENNFLPDYLDCSAIAAEKCENGALAELEIFFKAGVDGVFTDDPALGRQAADAFLKK, from the coding sequence ATGTTAAAAAGAACATTATTAAGTTTTATTTTTTTAGGCTTATTGGGCTGTCATCATGATGAGAAAGACAATGCAGAATCTCAGCCACCGCCAAACAATGCCAAATACATTGAGCCTACATTGCTTATTATTGGACATCGCGGCGCCAGCGCACTGCGCCCTGAACACACCTTAGCCGCTTATCAAAAAGCAATTGATGATGGTGCAGATTTTATTGAGCCTGATTTGGTGCCAACTCTCGACGGTTATTTAGTCGCTCGCCATGAAAATGAAATCGGTGGAACCACCAATGTCAGCGTCTTGCAGCAGTTTGCAGAACGGAAGACCAGTAAAGTTGTTGATGGCGTGACTTACACAGGTTGGTTTACTGAAGACTTTACTTTAAACGAGCTGAAGCAATTGAAAGCACGAGAACGTATTCCAGAGATTCGTCCAGCAAATGCACAATATAATGATCAATTTGATCTGCCCACTTTAGATGAAATTATTGAGTTGGTAGATGCACACTATAAAAAGACAGGAAAAATTGTAGGCCTGTATATCGAAACCAAACATCCCAGCTATTTCCAAGGTCTTAATTTAGCCATGGAGCAACGCCTATTAACCACGCTGGCCAAACACACCTATAGTCGTGACATTGCACCGATATATATCCAGTCATTTGAAGTCAGCAACTTAAAACAGATGCGTCATCAGTTAGATCAATTAAAATCGATTCGACATGCCAAAATTATTCAACTCTATGGCGGTAAGTCCGAACAATCCGCCGATGCTGTGCTTGCCAAATCAACACTCCGCTATAGTGATATGGCAACACCTCAAGGGCTGAAAGACGTCGCAAGCTATGCACATGGTGTCGGACCAAGTAAAACCTATATCGTGCCGAATACTCAGCCGGCGCCCCCAACCAGTTTTGTGAACGATGCACACGCAGTAGGTTTAAAAGTACATCCTTATACCCTACGCCCTGAAAATAATTTCTTACCAGACTATTTAGACTGTAGCGCTATAGCCGCTGAAAAGTGCGAAAATGGCGCGCTGGCAGAACTTGAAATTTTCTTTAAAGCTGGAGTGGATGGTGTCTTTACTGATGATCCTGCTTTGGGGCGTCAAGCAGCAGATGCTTTTTTGAAAAAATAG